The proteins below come from a single Esox lucius isolate fEsoLuc1 chromosome 7, fEsoLuc1.pri, whole genome shotgun sequence genomic window:
- the fkbp6 gene encoding inactive peptidyl-prolyl cis-trans isomerase FKBP6 isoform X3 produces MPDTQDKSPFLRLGQQMQDILGDGGILKEVVQPGEGQPVPRDSSVSIHFSGFLEYSDRPFETTNQLKYPRMMKLGRDVTLYGLELGILTMKKGEFSRFLFLPEYAYGDMGCPPLIPPFATVLYEVQVLDFLDSAQVDEFFTLSLVRTFSSLQEEQNTVPLYKLLNVVDTERSFGNRCFNQSRFEDAKDRYKQALTLLGNREVEGEEEKRSIAAAQLPIYLNLSLTQLRLDRPLKALVYSHKALKIDPKNTKALFRCGQAYLELFEYEKAQDYLMMAQANKPFDTDINNLLRKLAICYNNSLDKEKELCSKMFADFVKK; encoded by the exons ATGCCAGATACTCAAGATAAG AGTCCTTTCCTACGCCTAGGCCAGCAGATGCAAGACATCTTGGGCGATGGAGGGATTCTGAAGGAAGTGGTCCAACCTGGAGAAGGCCAACCAGTGCCAAGAGATTCATCCGTCTCAA TCCATTTCTCTGGATTTCTGGAGTACTCGGACCGACCATTTGAGACCACCAACCAACTGAAATACCCTCGAATGATGAAGCTTGGAAGAG ACGTGACTCTATATGGCCTGGAGCTGGGTATTCTGACCATGAAAAAGGGAGAGTTCTCTCGTTTTCTGTTTTTACCTGAGTACGCTTATGGAGACATGGGCTGCCCTCCACTCATCCCCCCTTTTGCCACTGTGCTCTACGAGGTGCAAGTCCTTGACTTCCTTGACTCAGCTCAAGTGGATGAGTTCTTCACACTGAGTTTGGTGAG aacattttcctCCCTCCAGGAGGAGCAGAACACTGTACCTCTGTACAAACTCCTCAATGTAGTTGACACAGAGCGGAGCTTTGGCAACCGCTGCTTCAATCAGAGTCGCTTTGAAGATGCCAAAGATCGCTACAAACAG GCCCTGACTCTGCTGGGGAAtcgggaggtggagggagaagaggagaagaggagcatAGCAGCGGCGCAGTTGCCGATTTACCTCAACCTGTCCCTGACCCAGCTCCGCCTGGATAGGCCCCTAAAAGCCCTGGTGTACAGCCACAAGGCTCTTAAGATcgaccccaaaaacaccaaggCCCTCTTCCGCTGTGGTCAG GCTTATTTGGAGTTGTTTGAGTATGAGAAAGCCCAGGATTACCTCATGATGGCCCAGGCCAACAAACCGTTTGACACTGACATCAACAATCTCCTGAGGAAGCTTGCCAT ATGCTACAATAACTCTttagacaaagagaaagaactGTGCTCCAAGATGTTTGCAGACTTTGTGAAAAAGTGA
- the fkbp6 gene encoding inactive peptidyl-prolyl cis-trans isomerase FKBP6 isoform X5, giving the protein MLSPFLRLGQQMQDILGDGGILKEVVQPGEGQPVPRDSSVSIHFSGFLEYSDRPFETTNQLKYPRMMKLGRDVTLYGLELGILTMKKGEFSRFLFLPEYAYGDMGCPPLIPPFATVLYEVQVLDFLDSAQVDEFFTLSLVRTFSSLQEEQNTVPLYKLLNVVDTERSFGNRCFNQSRFEDAKDRYKQALTLLGNREVEGEEEKRSIAAAQLPIYLNLSLTQLRLDRPLKALVYSHKALKIDPKNTKALFRCGQAYLELFEYEKAQDYLMMAQANKPFDTDINNLLRKLAICYNNSLDKEKELCSKMFADFVKK; this is encoded by the exons ATGTTG AGTCCTTTCCTACGCCTAGGCCAGCAGATGCAAGACATCTTGGGCGATGGAGGGATTCTGAAGGAAGTGGTCCAACCTGGAGAAGGCCAACCAGTGCCAAGAGATTCATCCGTCTCAA TCCATTTCTCTGGATTTCTGGAGTACTCGGACCGACCATTTGAGACCACCAACCAACTGAAATACCCTCGAATGATGAAGCTTGGAAGAG ACGTGACTCTATATGGCCTGGAGCTGGGTATTCTGACCATGAAAAAGGGAGAGTTCTCTCGTTTTCTGTTTTTACCTGAGTACGCTTATGGAGACATGGGCTGCCCTCCACTCATCCCCCCTTTTGCCACTGTGCTCTACGAGGTGCAAGTCCTTGACTTCCTTGACTCAGCTCAAGTGGATGAGTTCTTCACACTGAGTTTGGTGAG aacattttcctCCCTCCAGGAGGAGCAGAACACTGTACCTCTGTACAAACTCCTCAATGTAGTTGACACAGAGCGGAGCTTTGGCAACCGCTGCTTCAATCAGAGTCGCTTTGAAGATGCCAAAGATCGCTACAAACAG GCCCTGACTCTGCTGGGGAAtcgggaggtggagggagaagaggagaagaggagcatAGCAGCGGCGCAGTTGCCGATTTACCTCAACCTGTCCCTGACCCAGCTCCGCCTGGATAGGCCCCTAAAAGCCCTGGTGTACAGCCACAAGGCTCTTAAGATcgaccccaaaaacaccaaggCCCTCTTCCGCTGTGGTCAG GCTTATTTGGAGTTGTTTGAGTATGAGAAAGCCCAGGATTACCTCATGATGGCCCAGGCCAACAAACCGTTTGACACTGACATCAACAATCTCCTGAGGAAGCTTGCCAT ATGCTACAATAACTCTttagacaaagagaaagaactGTGCTCCAAGATGTTTGCAGACTTTGTGAAAAAGTGA
- the fkbp6 gene encoding inactive peptidyl-prolyl cis-trans isomerase FKBP6 isoform X4 — translation MQIMSPFLRLGQQMQDILGDGGILKEVVQPGEGQPVPRDSSVSIHFSGFLEYSDRPFETTNQLKYPRMMKLGRDVTLYGLELGILTMKKGEFSRFLFLPEYAYGDMGCPPLIPPFATVLYEVQVLDFLDSAQVDEFFTLSLVRTFSSLQEEQNTVPLYKLLNVVDTERSFGNRCFNQSRFEDAKDRYKQALTLLGNREVEGEEEKRSIAAAQLPIYLNLSLTQLRLDRPLKALVYSHKALKIDPKNTKALFRCGQAYLELFEYEKAQDYLMMAQANKPFDTDINNLLRKLAICYNNSLDKEKELCSKMFADFVKK, via the exons atgcagaTAATG AGTCCTTTCCTACGCCTAGGCCAGCAGATGCAAGACATCTTGGGCGATGGAGGGATTCTGAAGGAAGTGGTCCAACCTGGAGAAGGCCAACCAGTGCCAAGAGATTCATCCGTCTCAA TCCATTTCTCTGGATTTCTGGAGTACTCGGACCGACCATTTGAGACCACCAACCAACTGAAATACCCTCGAATGATGAAGCTTGGAAGAG ACGTGACTCTATATGGCCTGGAGCTGGGTATTCTGACCATGAAAAAGGGAGAGTTCTCTCGTTTTCTGTTTTTACCTGAGTACGCTTATGGAGACATGGGCTGCCCTCCACTCATCCCCCCTTTTGCCACTGTGCTCTACGAGGTGCAAGTCCTTGACTTCCTTGACTCAGCTCAAGTGGATGAGTTCTTCACACTGAGTTTGGTGAG aacattttcctCCCTCCAGGAGGAGCAGAACACTGTACCTCTGTACAAACTCCTCAATGTAGTTGACACAGAGCGGAGCTTTGGCAACCGCTGCTTCAATCAGAGTCGCTTTGAAGATGCCAAAGATCGCTACAAACAG GCCCTGACTCTGCTGGGGAAtcgggaggtggagggagaagaggagaagaggagcatAGCAGCGGCGCAGTTGCCGATTTACCTCAACCTGTCCCTGACCCAGCTCCGCCTGGATAGGCCCCTAAAAGCCCTGGTGTACAGCCACAAGGCTCTTAAGATcgaccccaaaaacaccaaggCCCTCTTCCGCTGTGGTCAG GCTTATTTGGAGTTGTTTGAGTATGAGAAAGCCCAGGATTACCTCATGATGGCCCAGGCCAACAAACCGTTTGACACTGACATCAACAATCTCCTGAGGAAGCTTGCCAT ATGCTACAATAACTCTttagacaaagagaaagaactGTGCTCCAAGATGTTTGCAGACTTTGTGAAAAAGTGA
- the fkbp6 gene encoding inactive peptidyl-prolyl cis-trans isomerase FKBP6 isoform X2: protein MSANGLSTRIRMFLNPRERQRSPFLRLGQQMQDILGDGGILKEVVQPGEGQPVPRDSSVSIHFSGFLEYSDRPFETTNQLKYPRMMKLGRDVTLYGLELGILTMKKGEFSRFLFLPEYAYGDMGCPPLIPPFATVLYEVQVLDFLDSAQVDEFFTLSLEEQNTVPLYKLLNVVDTERSFGNRCFNQSRFEDAKDRYKQALTLLGNREVEGEEEKRSIAAAQLPIYLNLSLTQLRLDRPLKALVYSHKALKIDPKNTKALFRCGQAYLELFEYEKAQDYLMMAQANKPFDTDINNLLRKLAICYNNSLDKEKELCSKMFADFVKK, encoded by the exons ATGTCTGCAAACGGGCTGTCGACTAGAATTCGGATGTTTTTGAATCCTCGTGAGCGGCAAAGG AGTCCTTTCCTACGCCTAGGCCAGCAGATGCAAGACATCTTGGGCGATGGAGGGATTCTGAAGGAAGTGGTCCAACCTGGAGAAGGCCAACCAGTGCCAAGAGATTCATCCGTCTCAA TCCATTTCTCTGGATTTCTGGAGTACTCGGACCGACCATTTGAGACCACCAACCAACTGAAATACCCTCGAATGATGAAGCTTGGAAGAG ACGTGACTCTATATGGCCTGGAGCTGGGTATTCTGACCATGAAAAAGGGAGAGTTCTCTCGTTTTCTGTTTTTACCTGAGTACGCTTATGGAGACATGGGCTGCCCTCCACTCATCCCCCCTTTTGCCACTGTGCTCTACGAGGTGCAAGTCCTTGACTTCCTTGACTCAGCTCAAGTGGATGAGTTCTTCACACTGAGTTTG GAGGAGCAGAACACTGTACCTCTGTACAAACTCCTCAATGTAGTTGACACAGAGCGGAGCTTTGGCAACCGCTGCTTCAATCAGAGTCGCTTTGAAGATGCCAAAGATCGCTACAAACAG GCCCTGACTCTGCTGGGGAAtcgggaggtggagggagaagaggagaagaggagcatAGCAGCGGCGCAGTTGCCGATTTACCTCAACCTGTCCCTGACCCAGCTCCGCCTGGATAGGCCCCTAAAAGCCCTGGTGTACAGCCACAAGGCTCTTAAGATcgaccccaaaaacaccaaggCCCTCTTCCGCTGTGGTCAG GCTTATTTGGAGTTGTTTGAGTATGAGAAAGCCCAGGATTACCTCATGATGGCCCAGGCCAACAAACCGTTTGACACTGACATCAACAATCTCCTGAGGAAGCTTGCCAT ATGCTACAATAACTCTttagacaaagagaaagaactGTGCTCCAAGATGTTTGCAGACTTTGTGAAAAAGTGA
- the fkbp6 gene encoding inactive peptidyl-prolyl cis-trans isomerase FKBP6 isoform X1, with the protein MSANGLSTRIRMFLNPRERQRSPFLRLGQQMQDILGDGGILKEVVQPGEGQPVPRDSSVSIHFSGFLEYSDRPFETTNQLKYPRMMKLGRDVTLYGLELGILTMKKGEFSRFLFLPEYAYGDMGCPPLIPPFATVLYEVQVLDFLDSAQVDEFFTLSLVRTFSSLQEEQNTVPLYKLLNVVDTERSFGNRCFNQSRFEDAKDRYKQALTLLGNREVEGEEEKRSIAAAQLPIYLNLSLTQLRLDRPLKALVYSHKALKIDPKNTKALFRCGQAYLELFEYEKAQDYLMMAQANKPFDTDINNLLRKLAICYNNSLDKEKELCSKMFADFVKK; encoded by the exons ATGTCTGCAAACGGGCTGTCGACTAGAATTCGGATGTTTTTGAATCCTCGTGAGCGGCAAAGG AGTCCTTTCCTACGCCTAGGCCAGCAGATGCAAGACATCTTGGGCGATGGAGGGATTCTGAAGGAAGTGGTCCAACCTGGAGAAGGCCAACCAGTGCCAAGAGATTCATCCGTCTCAA TCCATTTCTCTGGATTTCTGGAGTACTCGGACCGACCATTTGAGACCACCAACCAACTGAAATACCCTCGAATGATGAAGCTTGGAAGAG ACGTGACTCTATATGGCCTGGAGCTGGGTATTCTGACCATGAAAAAGGGAGAGTTCTCTCGTTTTCTGTTTTTACCTGAGTACGCTTATGGAGACATGGGCTGCCCTCCACTCATCCCCCCTTTTGCCACTGTGCTCTACGAGGTGCAAGTCCTTGACTTCCTTGACTCAGCTCAAGTGGATGAGTTCTTCACACTGAGTTTGGTGAG aacattttcctCCCTCCAGGAGGAGCAGAACACTGTACCTCTGTACAAACTCCTCAATGTAGTTGACACAGAGCGGAGCTTTGGCAACCGCTGCTTCAATCAGAGTCGCTTTGAAGATGCCAAAGATCGCTACAAACAG GCCCTGACTCTGCTGGGGAAtcgggaggtggagggagaagaggagaagaggagcatAGCAGCGGCGCAGTTGCCGATTTACCTCAACCTGTCCCTGACCCAGCTCCGCCTGGATAGGCCCCTAAAAGCCCTGGTGTACAGCCACAAGGCTCTTAAGATcgaccccaaaaacaccaaggCCCTCTTCCGCTGTGGTCAG GCTTATTTGGAGTTGTTTGAGTATGAGAAAGCCCAGGATTACCTCATGATGGCCCAGGCCAACAAACCGTTTGACACTGACATCAACAATCTCCTGAGGAAGCTTGCCAT ATGCTACAATAACTCTttagacaaagagaaagaactGTGCTCCAAGATGTTTGCAGACTTTGTGAAAAAGTGA
- the LOC105023973 gene encoding frizzled-9: MTYLAFLFSHINVPNMTMELFHLRIAILLWCQLVVAASSLEIGAYDIERGRPAKCEPITIPMCQGIGYNLTRMPNFMKYESQAEASIKLNEFAPLVEYGCDVHLRFFLCSLYVPMCTDKVSTTIPACRPMCEQARQKCSPIMEKFNYGWPDSLDCSKLPTKNDPNSLCMEAPENDTKQETKKGEGMLPVPPRPRPPGSGTTGRSGTKLGSCENPEKFQYVEKSQSCAPRCSLAVDVFWSRQDKEFAFIWMAVWSTLCFVSTAFTVLTFLLDPQRFQYPERPIIFLSMCYNVYSVAFVIRSVAGAENIACDRENGELYIIQEGLESTGCTIVFLILYYFGMASSIWWVILTLTWFLAAGKKWGHEAIEAHSSYFHMAAWGIPAMKTIIILTMRKVAGDELTGLCYVGSMDVNALTGFVLIPLSCYLVIGTSFILTGFVALFHIRRIMKTGGTNTEKLEKLMVKIGVFSILYTVPATCVIICYFYERLNMDYWKFRALENKCASFPGRRNEDCSLRESVPTVAVFMLKTFMSLVVGITSGVWVWSSKTLQTWQGLCHRKLAERTVRKPCGTVSCGSSHCHYKAPGVALHMSKTDTYPESPTHV, translated from the coding sequence ATGacatatttagcatttttattttctcatatAAACGTTCCTAATATGACCATGGAGCTTTTCCATTTAAGGATTGCCATTTTATTATGGTGCCAGCTTGTTGTTGCTGCATCCAGCTTGGAGATAGGAGCCTATGATATTGAGAGGGGAAGACCTGCCAAATGTGAACCCATCACTATCCCCATGTGCCAGGGCATTGGCTACAATTTGACAAGAATGCCCAACTTCATGAAATATGAAAGCCAAGCAGAGGCCAGTATCAAACTGAATGAGTTTGCCCCTCTAGTAGAGTATGGCTGTGACGTGCACCTGCGCTTTTTCCTATGCTCTCTCTACGTCCCAATGTGCACGGACAAAGTGTCCACCACCATCCCTGCCTGCCGACCAATGTGTGAACAGGCCAGGCAAAAGTGCTCTCCCATTATGGAGAAGTTCAACTACGGCTGGCCTGACTCACTGGACTGCTCCAAACTGCCCACTAAAAACGACCCCAACTCTCTGTGCATGGAGGCGCCCGAGaatgacacaaaacaggagACCAAGAAGGGAGAGGGCATGCTCCCAGTGCCCCCCAGACCAAGACCGCCTGGCTCTGGCACCACCGGGCGCTCGGGCACCAAGCTTGGCTCCTGCGAGAACCCAGAGAAATTCCAGTATGTGGAGAAGAGTCAGTCATGTGCCCCGCGCTGCTCCTTGGCAGTGGATGTCTTCTGGTCACGGCAGGACAAGGAATTTGCCTTCATCTGGATGGCGGTGTGGTCCACACTCTGTTTTGTCTCCACTGCCTTCACGGTCCTCACCTTCTTGCTTGACCCGCAGAGATTCCAGTACCCAGAGCGACCCATCATCTTCCTCTCCATGTGCTACAATGTCTACTCTGTGGCCTTCGTCATCCGTTCAGTGGCTGGGGCTGAGAACATTGCCTGTGATCGGGAGAATGGTGAGCTCTACATCATCCAGGAGGGGCTGGAGTCCACAGGCTGCACCATCGTCTTCCTCATCCTGTACTACTTTGGcatggcctcatccatctgGTGGGTCATCCTCACCCTAACCTGGTTCCTGGCCGCTGGTAAGAAGTGGGGCCATGAGGCCATCGAGGCCCACAGCAGCTACTTCCACATGGCCGCCTGGGGCATTCCGGCAATGAAGACCATCATCATCCTCACTATGAGGAAGGTGGCCGGAGACGAGCTGACAGGTCTGTGCTACGTGGGCAGCATGGATGTCAATGCACTGACCGGCTTCGTGCTCATCCCCCTCTCCTGCTACCTGGTCATCGGCACCTCCTTCATCCTCACAGGCTTTGTGGCGCTCTTCCACATCCGCAGGATAATGAAGACGGGCGGTACCAACACGGAGAAATTGGAGAAGCTCATGGTGAAGATCGGTGTGTTCTCCATCCTCTACACGGTGCCCGCCACCTGTGTCATTATATGCTACTTCTACGAGAGGCTCAACATGGACTACTGGAAGTTCCGGGCGCTGGAGAACAAGTGCGCGTCCTTCCCCGGGCGGCGGAATGAGGACTGCTCGCTGCGGGAGTCGGTGCCCACCGTTGCCGTGTTCATGCTGAAGACCTTCATGTCTCTGGTGGTGGGCATCACCAGTGGCGTGTGGGTGTGGAGCTCCAAGACCCTGCAGACCTGGCAGGGCCTGTGCCACAGGAAGCTGGCGGAGCGAACTGTTAGGAAGCCCTGTGGCACGGTCAGCTGCGGCAGCTCCCACTGCCACTACAAGGCCCCGGGTGTAGCGCTCCACATGTCCAAAACAGATACTTACCCAGAGAGCCCCACACACGTCTGA